From Pseudomonas asiatica, the proteins below share one genomic window:
- a CDS encoding DUF3094 family protein, translating to MTSRLNPEDQRRVDEYLRAPQHQVERRPFRPWLLLVLVVAVTIGLGLISRLLSGLVL from the coding sequence GAATCCGGAAGATCAGCGTCGTGTCGATGAGTATCTGCGAGCCCCCCAGCACCAAGTCGAGCGCAGGCCCTTCCGGCCGTGGCTGCTCCTTGTGCTGGTGGTGGCCGTGACCATCGGGTTGGGTCTCATCAGCCGCCTGCTCAGTGGACTGGTGCTATGA
- a CDS encoding NAD(P)/FAD-dependent oxidoreductase — protein sequence MTHRIVIVGGGAGGLELATRLGKSLGKRKQAEITLVDANLTHIWKPLLHEVAAGSLNSSEDELNYVAQAKWNHFNFQLGRMSGLDREGKQIQLAATLDEEGRELLPARTLGYDTLVIAVGSNTNDFGTLGAAQHCLFLDTRKQAERFHQQLLNHYLRAHAGDVASEKISVAIVGAGATGVELAAELHHAAHELAAYGLDRIQPKDMHITIIEAGPRVLPALPERISVPVHKTLEKLGVKVMTNAAVSEVTEDGLKTKDGEVIQASLKVWAAGIRAPAFLKDIDGLETNRINQLVVRPTLQTTRDDNIFAFGDCAACPQPGSDRNVPPRAQAAHQQASMLAQSLKARLENKALPTYEYKDYGSLVSLSRFSAVGNLMGNLMGSVKLEGWLARMFYVSLYRMHQMALYGFFRTALMMLGSKIGRGTEPRLKLH from the coding sequence ATGACTCATCGCATCGTGATTGTCGGCGGCGGCGCCGGCGGCCTGGAACTGGCGACCCGCCTGGGTAAAAGCCTGGGTAAGCGCAAGCAGGCCGAGATCACCCTGGTCGACGCCAACCTCACGCACATCTGGAAGCCTCTGCTGCACGAAGTGGCCGCCGGCTCGCTGAACTCCTCGGAAGACGAACTGAACTACGTGGCCCAGGCCAAGTGGAACCACTTCAACTTCCAGCTGGGGCGCATGAGCGGCCTGGACCGTGAAGGCAAACAGATTCAACTGGCCGCCACCCTCGACGAAGAGGGCCGCGAGCTGTTGCCTGCGCGCACCCTGGGCTACGACACCCTGGTCATTGCCGTAGGTTCCAACACCAACGACTTCGGCACCTTGGGCGCGGCGCAGCACTGCCTGTTCCTCGACACCCGCAAGCAGGCCGAGCGTTTCCACCAGCAGTTGCTCAACCACTATCTGCGTGCCCATGCCGGTGACGTGGCGAGCGAGAAGATCAGCGTGGCCATCGTCGGCGCCGGTGCCACCGGTGTGGAACTGGCAGCCGAGCTGCATCACGCGGCCCACGAACTGGCGGCCTATGGCCTGGACCGCATCCAGCCCAAGGACATGCACATCACCATTATCGAGGCCGGCCCGCGCGTATTGCCGGCGCTGCCAGAGCGCATCAGCGTGCCGGTGCACAAGACTCTGGAAAAGCTCGGGGTGAAGGTGATGACCAACGCTGCGGTCAGTGAAGTGACCGAGGATGGCCTGAAAACCAAAGACGGTGAAGTGATCCAGGCCAGTTTGAAAGTGTGGGCGGCTGGTATCCGTGCGCCGGCGTTCCTCAAGGACATCGATGGCCTGGAAACCAACCGAATCAACCAGCTGGTGGTGCGCCCTACCCTGCAAACCACCCGCGATGACAACATCTTTGCCTTCGGTGACTGCGCCGCCTGCCCGCAACCGGGTAGCGACCGCAACGTGCCGCCACGTGCCCAGGCGGCGCACCAGCAGGCTTCGATGCTGGCGCAGAGTTTGAAGGCGCGGCTGGAGAACAAGGCGCTGCCGACCTATGAGTACAAGGACTACGGCTCGCTGGTGTCGCTGTCGCGCTTCTCGGCGGTGGGCAACCTGATGGGTAACCTGATGGGCAGCGTGAAGCTGGAGGGCTGGCTGGCGCGGATGTTCTACGTGTCGCTGTACCGGATGCACCAGATGGCGTTGTACGGGTTCTTCCGTACGGCGTTGATGATGCTGGGTAGCAAGATTGGCCGGGGTACCGAGCCTAGGTTGAAGTTGCACTGA